A genomic region of Podarcis raffonei isolate rPodRaf1 chromosome 13, rPodRaf1.pri, whole genome shotgun sequence contains the following coding sequences:
- the LOC128400996 gene encoding LOW QUALITY PROTEIN: U2 small nuclear ribonucleoprotein A'-like (The sequence of the model RefSeq protein was modified relative to this genomic sequence to represent the inferred CDS: substituted 1 base at 1 genomic stop codon) has protein sequence MVKLTAELIEQAAQYTNAVRDRELDLRGYKIPVIENLGATLDQFDAIDFSDNEIRKLDGFPLLKRLXTLLMNNNRLSRIGEGLEQSLPNLKELILTNNNIMELGDLDPLATVKSLTYLSILRNPVTNKKHYRLYVIFKVPQVRVLDFQKVKLKEHQEAEKMFKGKRSAQLAKDIARRAKTFNPGAGLPSDKKKVGPSPGDVEAIKNAIANATTLAEVEKLKGLLQAGQIPGRDRKAGPMDEAEEEMEEDSIANGS, from the coding sequence ATGGTGAAGCTGACGGCGGAGCTCATCGAGCAGGCGGCGCAGTACACAAACGCCGTGCGGGACCGGGAGCTGGACCTGCGCGGATATAAGATCCCTGTGATTGAGAACTTGGGCGCTACTTTGGACCAGTTTGATGCTATCGATTTCTCTGACAATGAGATTCGGAAGTTAGATGGGTTTCCTCTGCTGAAAAGACTGTAAACATTGCTGATGAATAACAACAGGTTAAGCCGAATAGGTGAGGGACttgaacagtctttaccaaatcTCAAGGAGCTCATTCTTACCAACAATAACATCATGGAATTGGGTGATCTAGATCCTTTGGCAACTGTCAAATCACTAACATATCTGAGTATTTTAAGGAATCCAGTGACAAATAAGAAGCATTATAGGTTGTATGTCATCTTCAAGGTCCCACAAGTCAGAGTCCTGGATTTCCAAAAAGTGAAATTAAAAGAGCATCAGGAGGCAGAGAAAATGTTCAAGGGCAAGCGGAGTGCACAGCTTGCAAAGGATATTGCCAGGAGAGCAAAAACTTTCAACCCAGGTGCTGGCTTGCCAAGTGACAAAAAGAAGGTGGGCCCGTCCCCAGGAGATGTAGAGGCTATTAAGAATGCCATTGCTAATGCCACAACACTTGCTGAAGTAGAGAAGCTGAAGGGTCTGTTGCAGGCTGGTCAGATACCTGGCAGAGATCGTAAAGCAGGCCCTATGGATGAGGCTGAAGAAGAGATGGAGGAAGATTCAATTGCCAATGGATcctaa